In Panthera leo isolate Ple1 chromosome F3, P.leo_Ple1_pat1.1, whole genome shotgun sequence, one genomic interval encodes:
- the LOC122212201 gene encoding 60S ribosomal protein L36a-like, which translates to MVNVPKTCRTFRKKCGKHQPHKVTQYKKGKDSLYAQGKRCYDRKQSGYGGQTKPISQKKAKTKKIVLRLECVEPNYRSKRMLAIKRCKHFELGGDKKRKGQVIQF; encoded by the coding sequence ATGGTGAACGTTCCTAAAACCTGTCGGACTTTCCGCAAGAAGTGTGGCAAGCACCAACCCCACAAAGTGACACAGTACAAGAAAGGCAAAGATTCTCTTTATGCCCAGGGAAAGCGGTGTTATGACAGGAAGCAGAGTGGCTATGGTGGGCAAACTAAGCCAATTTCCCAGAAAAAGGCTAAAACAAAGAAGATTGTTCTGAGGCTTGAATGTGTTGAGCCCAACTACAGATCTAAGAGAATGCTGGCCATTAAGAGATGCAAGCATTTTGAACTGGGAGGAGATAAGAAGAGAAAGGGCCAAGTAATCCAGTTCTAA